TGTGTCCTAAGAGGTATGTCGCCTAATGATTACTGTTTAATTAAACTTCCCTTTCAAATCACATTATTTCAGTAGGGTCGACTTATCGAGCGATCGCTTTCTTGGACATAATTAGTACTATGATAAAGATGTAACACATCTTATTATGTCTAAGATGTAACACGCGGTACAGAACACCTCATTAACTACCAGTTGTCACAACTAAATAAACTTAACATGCAAGATTCAAATTGTACATGAACATCTACCTAAAGCTGGTTACGGGTCGAGTTTAAAGGTTCATAGGTATCCCGTTATACATTCATACACATGACCTACAGGCATGATTACTatttaaatagataaaaatatTGAAACTAATAGTTAGCAAGTGTTGATGCACATGGTGATTCAACGGGGGATAAGTTTTAGGACTTAAGAGGTCATCATGTGCCTATAATGGTATAACAATGGGGTTCTACTTTTCTTGGAACATAGTATATGAGTATGCATTGATGTATGATTGATAGTGATGGATAATTAGATACAAATAATTGGCCACTGGTAGATAAAACTAAGGTAGGCAGCCCTCATGTGACTATCCCCATTTATCACGTGATCATGCACCAAGGACCCAATCAACCACCCCACCTCCATAAAACTTTTGGACCTGATTTTCTACAATGTCAGAAGAAATTACATAACATTACAGCTAGTATGTATGACATATTGACATGAGCAATGACATtgcaatatgaaattcaaaatatcCCAGATATCGTTGCAAGTGGGATTCTTGTGGTGACCAGAGATGAGGTTTGAAATGGCCATAGAGTAATTACTGAGCTACGTAAATTAGAGTATGAGGTCAGAATAATCGCTCTACCACCAACCAGAACAGTTTAACTTTTTCTTAATACATTATTTTGGTGAAATGATAGGATTAATTGCAAGTAATGTCACTTGTGTTATAGATATGCACTTTATAAGTGGGGACCATCTTACATGCATATCCTAGTAAATCTTACAAGATTGTTGAATAAATTTTATGCAAACAGTTAGAGATTATATAAATAAACATAAATAGAGTAAACTAATAGACAAAGGGCCAATTGCAAGTTGACAACCAAAAGACATGGCAATAAAAGCATAGGAAGATGGAAAGGATAAGCAACAAACATGTAAGAGGGTGGGGaaccaaccattttttttttttttttttttttagaaaagcagcAATTATATTAAAAAAGAGTACAGGCACAAATACATTTGTATACATTTGGGCCAAGATAGCCCAACATCTAAAACTAAACCTGTACAAAACTAACAGAAGAATTACAAGTGAAAATACAGGAGATCAATAGCAGCGCAATTGAAGCTTTTAGCCTGCAATTGTCACAGACCCGAAAACACGATCAGCAATAAAACTAAAAGTAGTCAACCGACCCCCGTTCGGGTTGGTGTAAAACCACACGAACTAGGATCAGTCAGCCACTGTTGCCATACGAACTTGCATTTCTTCGACCTTTTAGTGATCCATTCAAAGCTCTTACATTGGATGTCATTTAAGATTACCGAACTAGGAGATGAATTCTTACCGAAGACTTTATGATTACGATTTTTCCATATCAagtatccactaacccacttaaccgcTTGCCAAAGAATTATATGagatatgagattattataatttcATAATAACTTAAATAACACTAATTACTTTTCCTAGAGCAATGGCGATATATATTTCTACTTTATTTATTGATAATATTCGTATGGATGGTCATTTTTCCACCACTCAAATTTGTAAATTCACCGTACTCATGCATTAAATACTTGTAGTGTACAAGTAATTAATGCACGAGTGTGATCAATTTGAGGGGTGAAAATCAATTATCTATTTCTATACTAACCTAAATTTACCTATTTCAAGTATACGCAAAAATATACACACAATAGAAAGTAAATCCTTTTATGGAATGAAGTAAATGAGAGTCGAATTACTGTTGGAACTTTCCAACTAACATAAGGGGCAGTTTTGTCAGATTACTTCATCAAGACTAACTTGCAAAAAGAACCTTAAAATACCAACTTAGAGATTGTTGGCAGAAAATTTAACAAAATGTACAATTCTACATGATTTCTAATTTTAAGTTCAAAACAACATTTTTAGGAAGATATAAAGTTACACAAAATACATGCACTTTTGTATAACTTGCATCTTCTGACAATCTCCACATGAAGAGACTACAAATTAAGACCCCACCTAAATTATTTTGTCCACATGGAAGTTGATGGCCAGATCAGATCTGACCCACAATTTTCTTACCCATTTGCCCACCCTCACCCCCATTACCCGACCCACCCTTCAAGACTATCATATATATGTCATACATATGCCAATACTTCTTTCTTAAGTCCTGAAATTCATAAAATTCATAACTTCTAGCATTCTTTTTAAGTCTAGAATCACAAGCATTCAATTCTTCTCTGCTATTATccagagagaaaaaaaaaagtgaACCAACCAGCAAACAAATCAATAAATACTTAATTTGTTCTGCATATTCTCTGCACAATATCAACAGCCACTTAAAAAAAAAAGCCTAGAATAAAGGAGAATATGGTATCTGCTAATTCTTGGTATTTGTAACCAAGTGAAAAAGCatcttacttttatttttattttttttaatttccaaAAAAGGTGGAAATGTCAACTAAGGCTATGTACACAGTAACAGAAGATAAACAAGAGATACAGAAGCAATTAGGATGCATGAACGGAATTTTTCAACTGTTCGATCGCCGCTACCTACTCGGCCAACGCCGCCACGACAACCATCCAACGAAGCTACCTCAAGGTATGTTTTCGTGTTCATTTGCAAAATGTTTACTATAATAACCATGACACCATTTTAAGGTTTTACATTATACTTACGCGTTTACTATTGCTTTTGCTATTTTCTAGTTGTCATTGAGTGGTATGTAGTATAAGAACATATATTTTGCCACAATTATATATGCATGAAAATGTAATTTTTGACAGAGACAATTACCAGAACTGATTAAATAATACTCAGAAATTATTTAGTCTGTTTGACTGAATTTACTATATGCATGTAAGCAAGTGGTTGTCTTTTAGTAGAGGTGGTGAATTACTACCCATTTACTTGTGAACAACTGATCTGGGTTATATTCAATCTCTAATTGGTCAAAAGGGTTATAGAAATTCGCCGAAAGCAAATGGGTCTAATGAGTCAAAAGTTTCCAACATCGTAGTCTACTGCATTAAACCTCTTTAATCATCATGTTAatcagaattaattaaatattatggaATAATATATGTTTTCCAAACATATTTAACAAGCTTAAGTCTTAACTATTCATTTCATTAGAACCTTAAAAAACTAATAAGTGAATTCAGTTAACCAAACCCATATGTTCTAACCATTTTGTTACCTCTAAGTTTTAGCTCATTAGTATATAGTGAAGAATGTTATGTTCATTGTCTTAACTGCTTATAATTTCTTGTTTAGATCAAAGCGACAACGTAAAGGAGTTCACGAATGCACCAGATAAACCTAAGGTAAAACCTATATTTTGGATTCACAGATTTATAAACTTAATCAATAATTCAATAATATATATTCAAATGTAGAAATTAAATTTTGATTACTTACAGGAGAAAACCCCGAATAAGTTTGTAAAAGAGAAGCACAGAGTATCGGTTGAATCATCAAGAAACTCGTTTTCGTCTTCGTGCTCATCGTTAGATTGTAGTAAAAGAGTTCAAACCGAAGTGTCCTCATTTTGCCCAAGCATTGTCTCCGAGCCTTCATCTCCAACCTTACACAAAAAACAAGATTTATCGGTTCTGTCAGCTGATATAAAAGATGTAGTCAAAGAGTCAATGACTAGAAAGCCCCGAGTAGTACCGGTTAAAACGGTGGCAAAAGAGGAACGAAAGGGTCCCGCCATGACACATGTCGACTCCCCGAGGCCTTTACAACAACAACCAAAACTCGTTCCATATGAACGAAAGGATCAGAACCTCGCTAAGCATCGGGAAGTTTTAATTTCGAGGGGAATTAAAGAAGCAAAGGAGACATCGAGGCTTTCATACGATGGCCGGGAATCACCGTACAAACAAAAATCGATTGCAAATATTAAGGAGCGGCCAAGGTTATCGTTGGATAGTAAGCAAAGTTCTATCAAGAATCGTACTATTGTCATTGATGATAGTGGGACCCACGAGCCGGGAAGTAATAAAAGACCAACATCGAGTGTAGTGGCACGATTGATGGGTCTAGAAGATGAAGCCTTGAAGATTAAACCATGTTTAGATGACGAAATCATTTCGATATCAAAAAAGGACAACGAATCGAAGTGTTCAACGCGGGTTTCGAACGTATTAACGAGAATTCCACTAGAACCAGCTCCGTGGAAGCAGGAAGTGAGGGCCCACAATAACGCAAGTGAGAGGGCCGATCATGGCCAATCGATTTATGGTCAAATTGAAAAAAGGTTGACTGATGTCGAGTTTAAAACATCAGGTAAGGATCTCAGAGCTCTTAAGCAGATACTAGAAGCAATACAGAGAACAAAGATGAATCTAGAGAAGACAGAGCACCAAGAGAGCGTCCAACCAGTTGCGATTAAACCGGTGATCAAAAATGTACAAAAGTCAAAGAAAGTCAACGTTAGGACAGGCAGGCAAGTTACAAGAAACGTAACTCCTATAGCAACAAAAGCAACTGGTAGGACTAAAAATTCAATGTCACCTGAGTACCAAACAAGAGAAAACTATTGCAATTCAAGAAATTCACGAAGTGTGAGCCCAAGACTGCAGAGGTCAAAGAATGGTGCTGAGAAACAATCGGTTAATGGTGTTAGAAATAAAACAAACGGGCAGTTGACCGTATTAAAGTCAACAACTGGGTCCATAAATCAACCGAAATGCAATCAACATTTGTGCAGGCAGAGCATTCACACTAGGAGTTTAAGTCAACAAGGTGATACGCTCTCGTTCCCATCAGAAAGTGATGCTAGTATCGGTTCACAGAACGAGCCAGAAGTTACGAGTCGAGAAAATAAGGTTAGCATGTAATATATCTACCTTTACGAGGTTATTTGATTATTAATATAACTTGCTAACATGTTATTTTTTATCCTTATCAGCAAATATATTCAGAGAGGATGATGGGATATAAGCCAATGGCAGAACTTGCGATGCTTGCCATCGAACAACCAAGCCCTGTGTCTGTTCTCGATGCGTTTTACACCGAAGATGCACCATCTCCTATACAGAAGACATCTTATGCCTTTAAAGGTATGTCTATTGTCTGTTGAGTTAACAACCTTACTAATGTATCAGTAAAGAGTACATATGAAAAATTACAAAATTAGGAAACATGAAACAAATGAAAATAGAGAATAAGTTGCATAATACTGTTACTTTAGCACACATGCAAAAGGTTGACCTTTTATCTTAAATTACAATAAGAGCAATAAATGAGTGATTACTAAACTATCACAATTTTTGTAACCATATTTAGTGCACTCACTGGGCTATCTTGCTATCTTGTGATGGTTCTTTATTGATGAACCTAAATGATTTTCCTCTTTTCAGAAGATGAGGATTTATGCTTTGATGAACGAGAATGGAGTCAAGTGGGGATCGATAACTTTCCGACCAGCACAGAGCGAAATCAATCCAATTCCGGGTTCAATCACATAAACTTGGAAAACATAAAGCACCTTGTTCATCAAATTCAATTAATAAACTCCATCGACGACGATGATATCATCACTCCACACGAAAGCACAAATGAAGAAAACGGATACGTCAAGGAGATTTTACTAGCCTCGGGTATTCTAAAAAATCTCGATTGTGCCACCACAATAGTTGACCTTCATCCAACAAGCAGCTTGATCAACCCTGAGTTGTTCAAAATTTTGGAAAAAAACAAAGAATGCAC
This window of the Rutidosis leptorrhynchoides isolate AG116_Rl617_1_P2 chromosome 7, CSIRO_AGI_Rlap_v1, whole genome shotgun sequence genome carries:
- the LOC139858576 gene encoding protein LONGIFOLIA 1-like, translating into MSTKAMYTVTEDKQEIQKQLGCMNGIFQLFDRRYLLGQRRHDNHPTKLPQGNVKEFTNAPDKPKEKTPNKFVKEKHRVSVESSRNSFSSSCSSLDCSKRVQTEVSSFCPSIVSEPSSPTLHKKQDLSVLSADIKDVVKESMTRKPRVVPVKTVAKEERKGPAMTHVDSPRPLQQQPKLVPYERKDQNLAKHREVLISRGIKEAKETSRLSYDGRESPYKQKSIANIKERPRLSLDSKQSSIKNRTIVIDDSGTHEPGSNKRPTSSVVARLMGLEDEALKIKPCLDDEIISISKKDNESKCSTRVSNVLTRIPLEPAPWKQEVRAHNNASERADHGQSIYGQIEKRLTDVEFKTSGKDLRALKQILEAIQRTKMNLEKTEHQESVQPVAIKPVIKNVQKSKKVNVRTGRQVTRNVTPIATKATGRTKNSMSPEYQTRENYCNSRNSRSVSPRLQRSKNGAEKQSVNGVRNKTNGQLTVLNIHTRSLSQQGDTLSFPSESDASIGSQNEPEVTSRENKQIYSERMMGYKPMAELAMLAIEQPSPVSVLDAFYTEDAPSPIQKTSYAFKEDEDLCFDEREWSQVGIDNFPTSTERNQSNSGFNHINLENIKHLVHQIQLINSIDDDDIITPHESTNEENGYVKEILLASGILKNLDCATTIVDLHPTSSLINPELFKILEKNKECTSKNEKLRRKMIFDTVDNLLVEKLATSTSSRLTSKTKAKTLNAEKLLEEVCIEIDNFESNTSGGIYDNIINIIDEGVNKKSEDWNNCSEVPSIVLDIECLIFKDLISEIVNGEIGGPQEGYGHRRRQLFLM